Sequence from the Helianthus annuus cultivar XRQ/B chromosome 13, HanXRQr2.0-SUNRISE, whole genome shotgun sequence genome:
cggctcgggctcgactcgtttagtaatttttaattaatttatattaataataataataataattattataatatatataatttagttattttttatatttatataaatggtaattattattatataaatatatgtttaatatattaataaaaaatatatataaatagaaagctcgattaggctcgcgagccggctcgagctcgataagcgaagcttgggctcgggctcgtttactaaacgagcttgtttttaggctcgggctcgagctcgagctcgtttaagctcggctcgttcgagttttttttcgagccgagctcgagtagctcacgagtagctcggctcgtttgcacccctaattcTATAATTAGAATCTGCTGCTAGTTTTCCATAAACAAATCAAAGTATCAAACTATAGTGTTTTTCTAATATGTGTTTTACTTTTAAAAACAGAGCATTTAACTATCAAACCTTTTTTTACCATCTCATTTTTACCCtttgaataataataaattatcatCATTTAACTATTGTTTTACTACTCTTAAATATTGAGCTAAATTTAGCTAGACCCAAGTTCATGGTTAACCGACCCATAACCGACCATCATAACCATCAAAACCGCCATAACCGAAACCGCCATAACCGAGCGGTTATGGTTATGACTTTTCAATAACCGACAtctcggttatggttatggttatggttatgtaTAATACATCTATGATGCTAATTTAGAGGCCCTGAACATTATATGGGATACAACAATGCCTGTTATGAGAGAAGCATGAAGGTGCAGTAATAAAATAATACAAGCATTTAGCAGCCAGTAACAACATAAGCACATGTAACAACTAACAAGAGTATGGCCTGCAATTTTCTGAAGAACTTACAACAACCTATTCTGAAAGGATCCAGACACTAATAACTCACATCCTCTATTTGTCCTGTTAAACCACATAGACTACCTCCCTTATTCCTATTTCGCCAACAGCAACTCCAAAGGAAAAAAACCAACCAACACAAGCACGCATACTGTCCAATTATATAACAGATCTACACCTTTAATTCGCAAACCTCTCATCAGTTCACAAGACTTATCACAATTTCATATAATTCTCAGATCTACACCTTCAATTCGCAAACCTCTCATCAATTCTCAGACTTTTCACAAGATTTTAATTCGAAAAACCAACCAACACAAGCACGCATACTGTCCAATAAATACGAAGAAAATAGGGTTCTTGCACTTACCTTAACCACGTCAGTCCTTAATTGGTTTTCAGAGCTCCGATTAACGTCTAAAATCGGATGGCTTCAGATTTATGTTCCTCTTCCTTCGGTTCGCGTTCAATCAGAGTAGAGATTAGACAAAAAGAGAAGAGGGGTATCAGTACGAGATGAGATGAGATCTGGGTATGAATTTTGGGAGGGAATCTATTTAGGGTTAAATGAAAATATAGGGGGAAAATAAAACTTAAGAGGAGGGAAATTAGAATTTTTTAGGGGAAGTGGTGGGAAACGAAAATTAAAGGTATATTTATCATATATTACACAAAATAACAATAAAtatatgatattattatatacatttgtgttttttaagtaaattttaattttaatatattaatttcagaaaaaaaaattaaaaaactcgGGTTAAACGAGttgtgttcgggtcaacccacaaAAGTTTGGGTCATGATCATACTAATTTAGTCCCTATTGGTCAATTTTCCTATGGTTCATGTTGTTTTTCGGGTCGTGTCCGAAATTCATACCCATACTCACTAGAGCAGTGTAACAAGTAATTCACCTTAATTGCCTCTAAGTGACTACATTAGGTTCGTGTTATTTTTCGGGTCGTGTGAGAATTCACACTCTACTCACTGGAGCATTCTAACAAGTAATTCACCTTTATTGGCCCTGATTAAGCGTCATTTAGGTCAACAACCCTAACTGACCTTTATTGGGCCTAATTGACCATCATTGAGCTTAACAACCCAAAATGGCCTTCATTAGGCCTAATTGACCTTCCTTAAGCTCAACTAACTATCATTGAAGCTAACTGGCAATCATCAGACCTAGTTGACTTTCATTAGGCCTAACTGACCATCATTAAGCTCAAAAACCGCAATTAACCATCATTTGGCCTAAATGACCATAATTGGGTCTATTTGATCACCACTGGGCTTAGTTGGCCATCACTAAGCTTCAACAACTCTAATTGGCCTTCATTGAACCTAGTTTACCATCGTTGGGTCTAATTGGCCGTCATTGGGCCTAATTGACAATCATTGAGCTCAACAACCCTAACTGACCTTCATTGGGCCTAATTGACCTTTAAGAACCCAAATAACCATCATGGGCCCAAATGACTAATCTAATTGACCGGTTATacgaattaaccgaaccgattTATGCAACTGTATGACATGCTAGTGTCTATTGCAATCCAATAAGGCCCAATATCGTCCATTAAGCCATATATGACTTTTTGTTGTAAGATTTTTGTcgcatcatcatcatactcagtaaatcccatcaATAGGAAAGCTAAGGTAGGAAATCTTTCACACCCCGATCCGCAGCGGACAAGGTGATCGGGGCATGATTTGTtgatacatataatttagttattttttatatttatataaatggtaattattattatataaatatgtgtttaatataataatataaaatatataaacagaaagctcgtttaggctcgcgagccggctcgagctcgataagcgaagctcgggctcctttataaacgagcttgtttttaggctcgggctcgagctcgagctcgtttaagctcggctcgttcgagctctTTTTCGAgtcgatctcgagtagctcgcgagtagcttggctcgtttacacctCTATGTCCTAAATCACTTGAATTATGATTGTATATATGTGAAGAAGGCTTGGATATACTTTTGTTACTCCATCTTGACTTGCAATTAGTATTTGTttgacctggcaaacgggtcgggttgggttgggttgggtcgggtcatgggtcaaaacaggttcgggtcaaaacgggtcaattataaaaaagggttgttttggttcgggtcgaaacgggtctgGGTCAAAACGGGTCCGGGCCCCCAGGGGtccgggtcggaacgggtttcggttcggaacgggtttcgggtcggaacgggtttcgggtcggaatgggtttcgggtcggaacgggtttcgggtcggaacgggtttcgggtcgggtcgagTCAGTTTTTCTTTTAAGACAGTCAAGAGATAAGCATTCAAAGGGAAAACAATGCCACAAACATTAACTCTGCacaaatattattagtttaaatGTATAATCTTCGTTACAGATAGTGACATATGTTTTGAAATTGTGACGAGTACTACAAAATTTGAATGTCAGATCACGAGTCATCCAAATTGGCTTTAACCGGTGTCGTTTTACGCCTTAGGTTAACCCAAATTGGCTTTAACCGGTGTCGTATTAATAAATGTTTAAGCGCAATTGATCAGGATCAAGTGATTTCATAAATGTTTTGCGACTCGGTAGACCGTTCCTTTCATGTAACTTGGCCTATACAAAGTACACAGAAATTTCTTTTAAATCTCAGATAGGTGCGTTTCATGGCAAGGTGGTTTAGAGTACGCGGGGATCAGCTTGGGAACCAAAGTCATGGATTCGGATGGCCTTATGGCCCCGTAAGACACCCTTCACTCATTATTATTACTTtcagtttattatttattaactcTATTAATATTTATTTTCTTCATGCATGTTAAATTTTTAATTGCAGGTGGCGTTAGTTACACCATTCAGTTTTAGTTTTCCTGTAAAGATCCCGGCAGTCCAGCTGATGGGAGCTCTTTACATGGGCATCAAACTGGTCCTTAGAGTTGATAAAAAACAGTGAGTTTTTAAGGCACATAAATAACTAATATTTATACCTGGGGATCATCTATATAGGTTTGCGTCTGTTCTCATTCTTTTTGTTTATGTATTTAACAATATGTTCGTACTGTACTGTTTGGCAACAATGTTTTTATCACAATAATGACCTAAATATTTAAACGAAACCATTTACCAAAACCGCAAAATGTTTTGACCCGTTGGACCCATTTGAAAGCATTTggaataaaacaaaaacaaaatgggTTAAAATCGACAACTCTACATTCTCGATTGTTTATAGGTTGTATATAAGTTACTTAGCTGAGGTGAAACAAGTGTCTTGAACATCCACTACCAACATATTAGGCTGCAGAAAAAAGATGAGATTTGACTTTCTTAGGTCAAATATGGTATTGCTAATTTGACCTTATTTGACCACATGGTAATGCAGGTGAAAACTAACTTCAATGCACCAAAATTTGAATGTCAGATCATGAGTCACCAAAACAGTATTATATGCATTCTTTTTATAGGTATGCAGAGTATTTGCAGCATGATCGCAGCCGATCTGCAGCATGTTCGCAGCCGGCAAACGATTAAGCGGCCAatttaggggtgcaaacgagccgagctactcgtgagctactcgagctcggctcgaaaaaaaactcgaacgagccgagcttaaacgagctcgagctcgagcccgagcctaaaaacaagctcgtttagtaaacgagcccgagcccgagcttcgcttatcgagctcgagccggctcgcgagcctaatcgagctttctatttatatatattttttattaatatattaaacatatatttatataataataattaccatttatataaatataaaaaataactaaattatatatattataataattattattattattattattattaatataaattaattaaaaattactaaacgagtcgagcccgagccgagctcgagcttgaaaaattaaattcgagccgagctcgagcttcagaaataaagctcgaatcgagccgagctcgagctcgagctttcatatgttaaacgagctcgagctcgagcctgagcctggtcgagctcgggctcggctcggctcgtttgcacccctagcgGCCATAAAAATCATAAGTAATTTATTAATATTCGACTTGTAGCTGGTAAACTGTTAAATGATGATCTTTCCTTCATCGGGCCGGCAAACGATTAAGCGGCCATAAAACAACCCTTTATTggaattgacccgttttgacccgaacccgttataacccatgacccgacctgacccgaaccgacccgtttgccaggtctctTGACCAACAAGAAAAAAAAGATAATTTGAACAATTTAACTGCAAAATACAAGAActaaaatttcaaaaaaatagCCTAAAATCCAGGCATAAACGAGGATCGAACCTACGACCCCTTGATTGCTTCACACGCACCAGAACCACTCCACCACTCCATCAGCTTGAAAAATAATCcgtttttaatttataaaaaaccAACTTTCATCgtcctttttatttaaaaataaccAATTTTGAAGTAATATGGAACTACAAGGCTGCATCATACGTAACCCTAGTGTTCGACAATTTTGAAGGTTGCATATATACGAACCCTGCTGTTACGAAAAGAAGGCTGCATGTTCGACAATTTTGAAGGCTGCATATATACAAACCCTGTTGTTACGAAAAGAAGGCTGCATCATACGAAACTACAAGGCTGTTGTTCCACAATTTTGAAAGGTGTTCAACTAATTTATGCATGTTCTttaataaatattgtttaaacaTATTCAATAGATATATGATGTGTTGAACTACGATTTGTTGAACTATGGAACCTTACTATTCTTTAATTTAATACAACCCTGTATTTATTGCTTGGTCGGTGATCAGGCAATAAAATTTGACAATCATAAGGATGCGTGTATTATATGATGTTTCTCTACATACCTTGTCGTATTTTTATTCTAATGTGTTTTTACTCTACTATGCTTATGTACCAGGTCGTGATTAAAGGATGGATAAGTCTTGGATGTTAACCGATAGAACCAAAAAACCATATATGGATGGAGTTGCAGCATTTCTAGATTACGCAGTTCGCAATTTGAAGATGTCGACGAACATCGACCcaaaaaaaactaaacaaaaaacaaaaattcCATGTCCATGTATAAATTGTTTAAACCACTACTCTCTTCCTTTGGATGAAGTGGATCATCACTTGTTCAATAAGGGAATTGATCCAAATTATACAAGGTGGATAAAACATGGAGAAAAAGATGAGCCAGTTAAAAATGTGCTTCATACAGAGTATTTTGACACCGAAATTCCAACAGATGCCACGGAAACAATAGAAATGGTAAATGCCACAGAAGATAATTTCACAGAGGACTATGAGAAGCTTCAGGAACTACTTGTTGATGCTGAGAAGCCCCTTTATAAAGGATGTCCTAACTTCACAAAGTTGTCCGCACTAGTTCAACTAGTCAACTTGAAGAGTAAGCATGGAGTCTCAGATAAGTGCTTTACTGAACTTCTAGTTTTGTTGAAAAAGATGCTACCTGAAGGTAACGAAATGGTTAACAATACATATGAGGCAAAAAAGACAATGAAGGCAATGGGTTCAGGATATACAAGGATACATGTATGCATCAACGACTGCATTCTTTACAGGAAGGAGTACAAAGACTTGGTTGTATGTCCAACTTGTGGGAAGTCAAGGTGGAAGGTGGATGAGAACACTAAAATAATGTATGAAAATATTCCTGCAAAGGTAATGTGGTACTTTCCCATAATACCACGATTGAAACGACTCTTTCAAGCTAAGAGTATAGCAAAAGATTTATTATGGCACGCCACCAGTTCCAAAAAACCCGGTGTTTTACGCCACCCATCAGATTCACCTGCATGGCAAGCCATAGATAACCAATTTCCCGAAATTGCTGACGATCCAAGAAATCTTCGGCTTGGCATTTCCACAGATGGGGTTGACGTAAATAGAGGTAATAGAAATCATAGTGTTTGGCCGGTTTTAGCTGTCATTTACAACCTTCCGCCTTGGTTGTGTATGAAAAGAAGGTTTATCATGCTTTCGGTACTAATATCGGGAACGCCTGGAAACGATATTGATGTGTTTTTGGATCCTTTGATTGATGATCTACAACTCTTATTTGAAGAAGGAGTTGAAACATATGACGCCTATGCACAAGAAAAATTTATCCTACGTGCAGTTGTTTTATGGACGATTAATGATTACCCTGCTCTTGGTACACTATGTGGCTGCCCTTATAGTGGATTCCATGGTTGTGTAGTGTGTCGAAAAGAAACTCAATGTTGTAGACTTCCTTTCTCATCCAAGCAGAGTTATGCTGGTCACAGAAGATATCTACCATATAACCATCCTTTCAGAAAGCAAACGAAGGCGTTCAATGGAAAACAAGAATGGGGAACTACTACAAATCCTATGACCGGGGAAGAAATATTCAGCGAGGTTAAATACGTTAAGAATATATGGGGGAAAGGATTTAAGGATAAAGTATCAGGAATCCTAGAAACTTCTACTGGAAGAGGGGGGAAGACAATTAAGAGAAAAAGGAACACATCAAAAGAGTGTGATAGTTCAAATTCCGGACATAAAGAACCGACCTATTggaagaaattcaacatatggTATCGACGACTTAGGTATTGGCGGTATAATTGTGTCCAACATTGTATTGATTTCATGCACATTGAAAAGAATGTGGCTGAGAGTATTGTCGGAACATTGCTAAACGTTCCAGGAAAGACGAAAGATGGATTGAATGCTCGATTGGATCTGGCGCATTTTGGGTTAAAACAAGAGTTGCAGGCTAAAAAACAAGGCAACAAAACAATACTTCCTGCAGCATGTTACACATTAACGAAAGATGAAAAAGACAAGTTTTTTGAAACATTATACAACTTAAGGGTTCCACAAGGGTATTGTTCTAATTTTTCTAGTTTGGTGAATCGAAAGGATAGGAAACTTGTGGGACTTAAATCACATGATTATCATATGCTTATGCAACAGTTTTTGCCCATTGCAATACGGTCTATCATGCCGGAACCCACAAGATATGCTATTATCAGGTTTTGCTTTTTTTTCAAATCAATATGTAGCAAAGAAATCAGGGTAGAAGAACTAGATAAGTTGCAAGAAGAGCTTTGTGTGACACTGTGTCTGCTCGAGAAATATTTTCCCCCATCCTTTTTCGATATTATGATTCATTTAACTGTGCACCTTACTAGGGAGGTAAAATTATGCGGGCCAATATGCTTTCGGTGGATGTATCCCTTTGAAAGGTGCATGAAGGTTATTAAAGGGCATGTGCGAAACAAAACTTATCCAGAAGGATGCATTGCTGAGGAGAATATTGCAGAAGAAACAATTGAGTTTTTCAGCGAATACCAAAAAAACATGAAGACTATTGGCATTCCACCATATAAGTATAAGACATCTGAAAATGATAACGGGGAAGGAAATCCTTTGTCAGCCGGTAAACCAGTTCTGGTTTCTCCGGAACTCTTCTTGAAAGCACATTTCTATGTTTTGCAAAATACGCCGGAAATTGTGCCTTATATTGAGTAAGTATAactaacatgttttttttttttacattagaATCTATCAAATATGATACTAATTTATGTACTTGTAGACAACACATGACCTTTTTGAAAAACCGACATGGTGGTAAACCACAAGCGTGGCTGGAGAAAGAGCATAACACAACGTTTGGTCACTGGTTACGTAACAAGGTAATTTAAATTTTAGCATAATATTAGTTTTTCCTTTATTGTAGTTTGTGCAAGGTGAATCTCATCCTAGTAATGAAATTTAGGTTGAAAAAGAGTTAGCGGTTTCCACTGAAAGTATATCAGAAACCGTAAAGTGGATTTCACATGGAGCACACAGCAACGTATTAAAATACGATGTATATGAAATCAATGGATATACATTTCGTACAAAAGCTCGTGACGGTGGAGTTTACCAAAACAGTGGGGTTGGTGTAGAGGCAACTGACATGCACATTTCTAAAGAAGTAGTAACCTACAGAAAAAACTTCTATTATGGGGTATTACGAGAGATCTGGGTACTAGATTATCATATTAAAAGAATTCCTCTTTTCTTGTGCGACTGGGTTGAAAATAGAAACGGGGTCAAACAAGATAGTCTTGGTTACACGTTGGTTGAACTTAACAGATTAGGCCACAAGGATGATCCGTTCATTTTGGCCTCACAAGCACGACAGGTGTTTTATGTTAAAGACCAGCTGGATAAAAAAATGTCTATTGTCTTTATGACACCTCCCAAAAACTATAGAGATTCGTATGACGACGTTGATGAGGAATTTAGTACTGTAATTTTTCCTCACAATGATAATATATTGCCACGTGTAGATCCACTTGACATGGGTAATGAA
This genomic interval carries:
- the LOC110901226 gene encoding uncharacterized protein LOC110901226, coding for MDKSWMLTDRTKKPYMDGVAAFLDYAVRNLKMSTNIDPKKTKQKTKIPCPCINCLNHYSLPLDEVDHHLFNKGIDPNYTRWIKHGEKDEPVKNVLHTEYFDTEIPTDATETIEMVNATEDNFTEDYEKLQELLVDAEKPLYKGCPNFTKLSALVQLVNLKSKHGVSDKCFTELLVLLKKMLPEGNEMVNNTYEAKKTMKAMGSGYTRIHVCINDCILYRKEYKDLVVCPTCGKSRWKVDENTKIMYENIPAKVMWYFPIIPRLKRLFQAKSIAKDLLWHATSSKKPGVLRHPSDSPAWQAIDNQFPEIADDPRNLRLGISTDGVDVNRGNRNHSVWPVLAVIYNLPPWLCMKRRFIMLSVLISGTPGNDIDVFLDPLIDDLQLLFEEGVETYDAYAQEKFILRAVVLWTINDYPALGTLCGCPYSGFHGCVVCRKETQCCRLPFSSKQSYAGHRRYLPYNHPFRKQTKAFNGKQEWGTTTNPMTGEEIFSEVKYVKNIWGKGFKDKVSGILETSTGRGGKTIKRKRNTSKECDSSNSGHKEPTYWKKFNIWYRRLRYWRYNCVQHCIDFMHIEKNVAESIVGTLLNVPGKTKDGLNARLDLAHFGLKQELQAKKQGNKTILPAACYTLTKDEKDKFFETLYNLRVPQGYCSNFSSLVNRKDRKLVGLKSHDYHMLMQQFLPIAIRSIMPEPTRYAIIRFCFFFKSICSKEIRVEELDKLQEELCVTLCLLEKYFPPSFFDIMIHLTVHLTREVKLCGPICFRWMYPFERCMKVIKGHVRNKTYPEGCIAEENIAEETIEFFSEYQKNMKTIGIPPYKYKTSENDNGEGNPLSAGKPVLVSPELFLKAHFYVLQNTPEIVPYIEQHMTFLKNRHGGKPQAWLEKEHNTTFGHWLRNKVEKELAVSTESISETVKWISHGAHSNVLKYDVYEINGYTFRTKARDGGVYQNSGVGVEATDMHISKEVVTYRKNFYYGVLREIWVLDYHIKRIPLFLCDWVENRNGVKQDSLGYTLVELNRLGHKDDPFILASQARQVFYVKDQLDKKMSIVFMTPPKNYRDSYDDVDEEFSTVIFPHNDNILPRVDPLDMGNESRDDYYRTDCNGIVLRNAD